A window of the Henckelia pumila isolate YLH828 chromosome 3, ASM3356847v2, whole genome shotgun sequence genome harbors these coding sequences:
- the LOC140888159 gene encoding uncharacterized protein: MKIASWNMRGFNKPLKQRHVQGVLKKYNLSVLGLLEVKVNVNLVDRMMDTKFPGMSFMHNFHMCTNSRILVMWDSKDVRLDVLGMTDQVIHVSVVCLHSQRVFLASFIYGRNSVVARRPLWDFLINHGENISLPWILLGDFNCVRYPHEKMGGIPIVARDMADMRNCINRLELSDVNHVGCYYTWFSLAVSSKLDRVMVNHHWSESNLDVFADFVAPGCFSDHTCCVLIRNNWWFSGGGTTQFLLKKKLHGMKRVLKQLNERHFSHISSRAKRVSEELVEAQSNALNSGVIDNSIVALRRKAEFLLEAERLFLSQKAKCEYLKHSDRCSKFFHGMIKRNIKRNKIVALTLRDGSTSMDQNEIADEFVNFYRSLLGSSMDRDTLDTSLVALGPKVEEASWEVLIRDVSVEEVKSALFNIEDDKAPGPDGFGAAFFKKAWSIVDGDVIVAVLEFFRSGKLLKQWNHASIALVPKSDHATTVNEFRPILCCTVFYKIIAKILTNRLVDVIEPLISQAQAAFVPGRSIVENIHMAQEMLKHYARKRGSPRCIFKIDLQKAYDTVHWEFLQDTLRFLNFPP, encoded by the exons ATGAAGATTGCAAGTTGGAACATGAGGGGTTTCAATAAGCCCCTCAAACAAAGGCACGTTCAAGGAGTTTTGAAAAAATACAACTTGAGCGTCCTTGGGTTACTTGAAGTAAAGGTCAATGTTAATCTTGTGGATAGAATGATGGATACTAAATTCCCTGGTATGTCTTTCATGCACAACTTTCATATGTGCACGAACAGTCGCATCCTTGTCATGTGGGATAGTAAGGATGTGAGGCTCGATGTTCTTGGTATGACTGACCAAGTTATTCATGTTTCAGTTGTGTGCCTTCATTCTCAGAGAGTTTTTTTAGCTTCTTTCATCTATGGAAGGAATTCGGTGGTGGCTAGGAGGCCTCTTTGGGATTTTCTGATCAACCATGGGGAGAATATTTCCCTCCCCTGGATCCTGTTAGGGGACTTTAACTGTGTGAGATACCCTCATGAGAAGATGGGTGGCATTCCTATTGTCGCGAGAGATATGGCAGATATGAGAAATTGTATCAATCGGTTGGAGCTCTCAGATGTGAATCATGTTGGTTGCTACTACACTTGGTTTAGCCTGGCTGTTTCTTCTAAGCTTGATCGAGTTATGGTCAATCATCATTGGAGTGAATCGAATTTGGATGTATTTGCTGACTTTGTGGCACCGGGTTGCTTTTCTGACCATACTTGTTGTGTG TTAATCAGGAACAACTGGTGGTTCAGTGGGGGTGGCACAACACAATTCCTCCTCAAGAAAAAGCTACATGGGATGAAAAGAGTGTTGAAACAGCTTAATGAGCGTCATTTCAGTCATATCTCTAGTCGTGCAAAGCGTGTGAGTGAGGAGCTTGTTGAGGCCCAATCTAATGCCCTTAACTCTGGAGTTATAGACAACTCAATCGTGGCTCTTAGGAGAAAAGCAGAATTCCTTCTTGAAGCGGAGCGCTTGTTTCTCTCCCAAAAGGccaaatgtgagtatctcaagCATAGTGACAGATGCTCCAAATTCTTCCATGGTATGATAAAAAGGAACATCAAGAGAAATAAGATTGTGGCCCTCACTCTAAGAGATGGTTCCACATCCATGGATCAAAATGAAATAGCAGATGAATTTGTGAATTTCTATCGGTCTCTGTTGGGCTCGAGTATGGATAGAGATACCCTGGATACTTCCCTTGTTGCGCTTGGTCCGAAGGTGGAGGAGGCCAGCTGGGAGGTTTTAATTAGAGATGTGAGTGTGGAGGAAGTCAAGAGTGCTCTGTTCAACATTGAGGATGACAAAGCTCCAGGCCCAGATGGTTTCGGGGCTGCTTTCTTTAAGAAGGCTTGGTCCATTGTTGACGGTGATGTTATTGTGGCTGTCTTGGAATTCTTTAGGAGTGGTAAGTTACTCAAACAGTGGAACCACGCTTCCATTGCGCTAGTGCCAAAGTCAGATCATGCCACTACAGTCAATGAATTTAGGCCAATCTTGTGCTGTACAGTGTTCTATAAAATCATTGCAAAGATCCTGACTAATAGACTAGTGGATGTGATTGAGCCTTTGATTAGTCAAGCTCAAGCAGCATTTGTTCCAGGTAGGTCAATTGTGGAAAACATTCACATGGCCCAAGAAATGCTGAAGCACTATGCTAGAAAGAGAGGTTCTCCCCGTTGCATCTTTAAGATAGACCTTCAAAAAGCCTATGATACGGTTCACTGGGAATTTTTACAGGATACTCTGCGTTTCCTCAATTTTCCCCCTTAG